TGACGTAGCCGAGGGCCAGGGTTTCGTTCTGCCGCTTGAGCAGCGGGAACAACACGACGGCACAGCCGATGTTGGTAATGATGAGGAGCAGTTCGAGGAACGCCCCCACGAACACGCGGGTGTCGGCGCCCGCACCGTTGATGTAGTTGGGATCGCTCAGGACAGGTCCGTAGGCGAGGGCCCCGGCAATCGAGGTGACGAACGTGAGGATGAACAGCACGCCAACGACGAGCGCGGTCTTCCGGGTTGAATCCATCGTGAACTCCTTTCTCAGATGTGGTCAGCGGTTGGCGACGATTAATTTGCAGACGGTGTTTTGGTTGGCAAAGAAGTCCGACTTCCAATGGGCCTGCTCCCGGGAACCGAGGCTAACCATCTGACGGGCACTAGTATTCGGCGAGATCGTCGTTCTGGGCGTCGTGCGCGAGGTCGGCTTTCAATCCAGGTATCTGAGTGAGCGGCACGAGCTGACCATTGAGCTGGACCTTGAAGTCAGTAGTTTTACTCGATCTCCTTTCACCTCGCCTATTCCGACGTCCCGGGGAGTCCGGTCCTTCTTAAGCTCGATGACGAAGAGCTCGCCAGTTGTATCAATCGCGAGGATGTCGGCTCGCTTGCCGCTCGGTGTCTGAACCTTCCTCCCTGGGCATTCGTTGGTGGCGCGCTGGACTCGATCCATGCTTATAGCCAGCGGGGGACGCGCCGCCGGTATTCGCTGTAGTCGGAGCCGAACCGCTCTTCGAGATACCGTTCCTCGCGCCGGATTACTCCCCAATCAACGATCACAAGTACGGCAGGCAGCAGGATCAATGGCCAGCGAGCGCCGGCGAGTAACGACACGCCCAGATATGTAAGAGTAAATGCGACGTACGCTGGGTTGCGGGTGTATCGAAAGGGTCCCGTCTGGACGAGGGCCGAGGTAGCCTCCCTCGGGTCCACCGGGGTGCCGGCTCGCCGCATCGCCAGCAGGAACCAGATCGCAAGCGCGATGCCCGCAGCCAGAAATGGCAGCCCAGCAGGGCGCAGGGCACCGGGCAGACGGGGGAGTGGGAGCAGGATGTCGAGAACAAATCCGGCTAGCCAGGGCCCGGCGTAAAGCAGCGGCGGCGGTGCGATGATGCCTGGTCCGCGATCCTCGGTCCGGGTGCCCTCGGTCATTGACCTAGTATCGCCCCCAGCTCTATCTGGCGAGCGTGGGGAATAAACGTCTGCCAGTCCACCGGACCGAGACATCCCGACCTCTCTTTTCTTTGCGCCGTGCTAATCACTCTTTATCGATAAGGTTGACGACAATTTGTCTTTACCGTCGCGACGTGACATGACCCCATACGAGGTGTACTCGCCGTTTCGATCCGAAATTTGCAGAATGTCACCCTTGTCGGGGAAGTCCATCGCGGGATGAAACCAAAGGGTCATTTGCTTAGGCTTGTATCCCGGTCGCAGAAGCCCCAGCGCAGCCTCGGCCGGGGTTCGGTGCTTCGTTCCTTGGTCCCTACGCGGGCGAAGCTATCGATGAAAAGGGGTGGTGAGATCATCCTGCGGCAGACTCTGGAGGTCGTGGGCGCCTCATAGGCCCGGACGGCGAAGCCGCTCAGCGACTCTCCTGTCGTCTCCGATGATCGGTGGAGGTCCACTTCTCCTGGCGGAGTCTTTCGAATCCGTCGAGGAGCAGGTCCAGCGCGAACTCGAACTCGAACTGGTCGTCACAACCTGGGCCAACGACTGACTCTCGCTCGTGGGAGGCCGCGCCGGCTAGCTCCACAACATAGGGGTACCGCTGCGCCATTTCCCGCATCATGACCGCCAGCTGTTCGGGCTCGAGACTTCGACTTCGTGAGTCGTCGAACAGCTCCTGGGTGAACCCCATCAGGCGGCTGCCGAGCACATGCATCAGGTGATGGGTGAGGTTGACCGAGAAGCCACCGGCCCGGAATATCCCAGTCATCGTATCGATGTACTCCAGCACAACCGGTGTGGGGTTCGTCCGCGACGCCATGACCCGGGACGCCCAGGGGTGACGTAGAAGCGCTCGTCGTGCAGAGAGGATTCTCTTTCGGACGGCACCCTTCCAATCTGCTCCGGAGTCTGGTGGATCGATCTCGGCGACAACCACATCGAGCATTCCGTCCAGCAGCTCTTCCTTGTTTGCCACGTGCTTGTAGAGCGCCATCGGCACGACGCGCAGCTCATCAGCGAGCCTGCGCATACTCAGCGACTCGATCCCGGAGTCGTCGGCAAGGGCGACGGCGGCGCGCAGCACGCGGTCCCTGCTCAGGGGGGCCCGGCGCGGTGCATCGAGCTTCTGAGCCATCGCGTCCACCTTACGTTCTGAGCGCCGTCCCAATTCCCACCAACCCTTGACAAGTGTACGCCGTACGCCTACACTCCGCTATGAGGTGTACGACGTACACCAGAGCAGGGGCCACCGAGCGCCGCAGCTGGTGGAACCGAAGGAGGAGGAATGAAGGCGATCGCACAGTAGGAGTTCGGCTCAGCGGATGTCCTTCGGATCAGCGAGCTTCGCAAACCCGACGTCGGGCCCGTCAACAACACCTTAGTAATTGAAGGAGACAAACAGATGAATTCAGGTAGAAAGAATGCGGTCATTCCAGGGGTTCTCTTCATAGTTGCGACTGCCGCAGCTCTCGCGGCTGCGACGGTTGAACCTGTTCTGAGTGGTACGGATTACCTTACCAAGGTTGCCGCAAACGCAAGCTTGGTAGCTGGCGGAGCGGTTTTTTATCTCATCGCTGCTTTCACCAGTGTCGGGATAGCCATCTCGCTGTATCCGGTGTTAAAGACGTGGAATACCGGTCTGGCCCTTGGATCTGTTGTCTTCAGAACCATGGAGGCGGTCCTGTACATAGCCGCCGTTGTGAGCCTACTGTCCCTGGTGACACTGAGCCAGCACTTCGCCCATGCAGGAGCTGCCGATCTTCCTTCGCTTCAGGCTATGGGCGATTCGTTGCGGAGCATGCGCGAACACGCCTATCTGGCGGCGGTCTTCGCCTTTAGCCTGGGTGCCTTCATGTACTACTACCTATTCTTTCAATCGCGGCTAATTCCCCGATGGCTGTCCGGCTGGGGCATCGCTGGAACCGTCCTGATGCTGGCGGCTTGCTTGATGGCGTTGTTCAGCGATAGTTATGTGACTGGGTACGCGCTCCTGATCCTTCCCATCGCCGTGCAGGAAATCGTTCTGGCGGTTTGGCTGATTGTCAAAGGATTCAATGCACCTGCAATTGCTTCCAGGTCTGCAAACACCGGAAACGAACGAGTTCTTGAGCGCGGCATAGCGTAAATATTAAGGAGCGAGGTTAGGGAGGGCCATCGGCCCTCCCTGAGCCAAACAAGAAGAACCCTAGGAGATAAAGAGCCCATTCTTACAAGGTCATCGCTCGTACCCATAATGAATCTCGCCGAGATCGTCGGATCAGCTCACACGCTTACTCATGCCGGCTCTGCCCGCGCTCTATACGTTTGGCGATCAGGCGGTCCAGCTTGCCGAGATCTCTCCTGCCCCAGATCAGCCCGTAGGCCAGAATGCTAGCGATGATCGTCTGGTACACATCCCAGGTTCCCCTGTGCATGAAGTCGACCACGCCGAAGACAAGCAGCGCGACGAATTCCGCGATGACGAAGCCAAGGACTAGGCGACTGAGGTCGGGCCGCTTCAACCCATAGCGGAGGGCGAAAAAGGCGATGAGCCCGGACCAGAAGATAATCTCGGCGCCGCCCAGGAGTATCCAGCGCAGCGTATTCATCGTGTTACTCGGTGACTTGCCATGTTGTTCGTCTCCTTCACGTCTGACTGCGCACAGTGTGCTGCCTGGTGCCGATGGCGGATAGGGTATGGAATCAGTTTTTGGGCATGACAGCTGTCACGGCTGGGTTGCGCCCTACATCACTTCTCAGAGTGCCGACCTCGGTGTAGGCTCGACCCGATGAAGTGGCCGGCCCGGCTCGGACGGGCGCTGGCGTTCGCTGGCTTGTTCTTGCTCTATCCACCACTGGGGGTCTTCTTCCACGGCACGCCCTCCGGGTTGATGGCCGCGGGAATCGTGGCCGGGCTGGCGGTCTTTGTCGCCGTCTATGCCTGGTTCTGGTTGCGCGGCTACCGATCTCCCAGCGCCGGGCTGGTCACGGCGGTCGTCGGAATTCTGATGGGCCTCGGCGTTCTTATCAACGTGGTTTCCGGCGCCTGGAGCGTCAACCCGTTCATCTTTCCGATCGTGATTGCTGGCTACGCGTACCGACCCCGGCTGGCGGTTGCAGCTGTGCTCGGTCTCACGGCAATCGCAATGGCTGTTATTCAGCCGGCCGTCCTGGCGCTAAGCCCGACCGCGGCCGATGTTGTCGTGCTTGGCCTGATCGCGTCGGCTCAGCTGCTGATCATCGGCTTCGGCGTCCTGGGGGTGAGCCGGCTGGTGGCGACGATCTCGGAACTGCGCGCTGCCCGTGAGCAGATCGCGCGCCTGGCTGTTGACCAGGAGCGGATGCGCTTTGCCCGCGATGTTCATGACCTGATGGGACACAGCCTCTCGGTGATCACACTGAAGGGTGAGTTGGCAAGCCAATTGATCGAAGCCGCACCGGCCCAGGCCCAATCGGAGATCCGCGATATCGTTCGGGTGGCACGCGAGGCACTGCGGGAGGTGCGCGAAGCGGTTTCCGGCTACCGGCAGCCGACGCTGGCAAACGAGATCGCGGGGGCGAGGGCGGCATTGATGGCGGCAGGCATCGATTGCCGTGTCGAGCAGTCGGCGGGCGCGTTGACCCGCGACGCGGAGGCAGTGCTGGCCTGGACCGTGCGGGAGGGCGCTACCAACGTCATCCGCCACAGTAAGGCGAAACGCTGCAGTATCCTGTTGGGCCGCGACGATGAGGAGGTGCGGCTGGACGTAGTCGACGATGGGGCCGGTGGCGCCACGCCTCAGGCCGGCAACGGTTTGCGCGGGTTGGGCGAGCGCATTCGGGGAAACGGCGGGCGCCTGGAGGCGGGCCCGCTGCCTTACCAGGGATTCCGATTGCGGGTCACCCTCCCAGTCGGCGAGAGGACCGCCGCAGGTAGTCAGCGCGAAGCGCAGGACCAAGCGGCCACCAACGTTGACGCATGATCCGGATTCTCATCGCCGAGGACCAGGCCATGGTCCGCGGGGCGCTCAAGGCACTGATCGGCCTGGAGCAGGACATGGCGGTCGTCGCCGAGGTTTCGCGCGGGGACCAGGTGGTAGACGCTGCGATCGCCGCGAATCCCGACGTCGCCTTGCTCGACATCGAAATGCCGGGCGGGGATGGCCTCGCGGCTGCCGCCATGCTGCGTCAACACGTGCCCGCCTGTCGGAGTCTCATCCTGACGACGTTCGGCCGCCCAGGGTTCCTGCGTCGGGCCATGGAAAGCGGTGCCTCGGGTTTTCTGATGAAGGATGCGCCGCCGCACGAGCTGGCCGTCGCCATTCGCCGAACCGCCAAGGGTGAGCGCGTCGTCGACCCTGGGCTGGCGGCCGAGGCGCTGACCGAGGGCCTCAGCCCGTTGTCCGAGCGGGAGCGGGAGGTGCTGGCCGCAACCGATCGAGGAGCGACAATCCCGGATATCGCGCGGACCCTCTTTCTGTCCGAAGGGACCGTCCGGAACCATCTGTCGGCGGCCATTCAGAAGGTCGGCGCCCGTAACCGCGGGGAAGCGGCCCGACTCGCGGGGCAAAAGGGCTGGCTCTAACGCCGCCAACACACGGTCGTCTCACCTTGCACCGTGACGGCGGTAATGCCAGAGACGTGATCGGCGCGACTGGTCAAGCAGTCCAGGTGCCGGTACCTTTGCCAGAGGGGCACCAACCGGTGCACCCACCTCAGAGGAGTAAGAACATGAAGATCATTCGAAACATCAGGCAGAGCAAGCTGCGCAACATCTCGCCGCTGATCGCTCCCGTTGTCCTAATCGTGTTCGGCCTGGCGGTCCAGAACACCGCCATCTGGATCATCGGTGTCGTCCTGATCCCGCCCAGCCTTGGGGCTGCCAACCGGTTGCGGCGCTAGGCCGAAATCACTCGTCTTCGGTGAAGACCGGACAAACAGTGCGCGGATCCGTTGCCGAAAAGGATGCGAGCGGCGGCGCGCTCGGCCAGCTGCCAGCTGGTCAGGCTGTGGCCGAGGCGGCCCCTACTGGATCACCTTGTCAAGGCAGGATACTGGAGGCGTGGAGGTAATCGCTATCGAAAAGCACAACTACGACGTGGTGGTGGTGGGCGGCGGAGCGGCCGGCTTGAGTGCGGCTCTTGTGTTGGGCCGGGCGCGGCGCCGGGTCGCCGTGGTCGATGCCGGAGCGCCGCGCAACGCTCCCGCTGCCCACATGCAGGGGTTCTTGTCCCGCGACGGGATGTCGCCGGCCGACTTCTTGGCCCTGGGACGGGTCGAGGTGACCGGCTACGGCGTGGAGTTGATCGAGGATCAGGTGGTCGGGATCGACGCCGGGTTCGTGGTTCGCCTCGCCGGTGGCCGGGTGTTGACGGCGCGGCGGATCTTGGTTGCGACCGGTGTCTGCGACGAGCTGCCCGAGATCCCTGGGGTCCGCGAGCGGTGGGGACGGGATCTCTTGCACTGCCCTTATTGCCACGGGTGGGAGGTCCGCGACCAGCCCATCGGTGTTCTCGGCACCCAGCCCGGCTCAGTCCAGCATGCACAACTCGTGCGGCAGTGGTCCGACGACGTGGCCTTCTTTGTCCACACCTATGACCTGACCGCAGCCGAAGACGTCCAGCTGGAGGCACGCGGGGTGCGGATCGTTCGCGGCGAGGTCGCACGG
The Candidatus Dormiibacterota bacterium DNA segment above includes these coding regions:
- a CDS encoding sensor histidine kinase; protein product: MKWPARLGRALAFAGLFLLYPPLGVFFHGTPSGLMAAGIVAGLAVFVAVYAWFWLRGYRSPSAGLVTAVVGILMGLGVLINVVSGAWSVNPFIFPIVIAGYAYRPRLAVAAVLGLTAIAMAVIQPAVLALSPTAADVVVLGLIASAQLLIIGFGVLGVSRLVATISELRAAREQIARLAVDQERMRFARDVHDLMGHSLSVITLKGELASQLIEAAPAQAQSEIRDIVRVAREALREVREAVSGYRQPTLANEIAGARAALMAAGIDCRVEQSAGALTRDAEAVLAWTVREGATNVIRHSKAKRCSILLGRDDEEVRLDVVDDGAGGATPQAGNGLRGLGERIRGNGGRLEAGPLPYQGFRLRVTLPVGERTAAGSQREAQDQAATNVDA
- a CDS encoding NAD(P)/FAD-dependent oxidoreductase is translated as MEVIAIEKHNYDVVVVGGGAAGLSAALVLGRARRRVAVVDAGAPRNAPAAHMQGFLSRDGMSPADFLALGRVEVTGYGVELIEDQVVGIDAGFVVRLAGGRVLTARRILVATGVCDELPEIPGVRERWGRDLLHCPYCHGWEVRDQPIGVLGTQPGSVQHAQLVRQWSDDVAFFVHTYDLTAAEDVQLEARGVRIVRGEVARLVVEDDRLTGVELTDGRVIARTAVFIRPGNLPHADGLLTSLGCKVDVAGFVTVDATGRTSTFGVWAAGNVVDPRAQVITSAGAGSAAAIAINADLVQEDVERAAEDHRAAGGASSP
- a CDS encoding DUF4386 family protein — encoded protein: MDSTRKTALVVGVLFILTFVTSIAGALAYGPVLSDPNYINGAGADTRVFVGAFLELLLIITNIGCAVVLFPLLKRQNETLALGYV
- a CDS encoding response regulator transcription factor, with the translated sequence MIRILIAEDQAMVRGALKALIGLEQDMAVVAEVSRGDQVVDAAIAANPDVALLDIEMPGGDGLAAAAMLRQHVPACRSLILTTFGRPGFLRRAMESGASGFLMKDAPPHELAVAIRRTAKGERVVDPGLAAEALTEGLSPLSEREREVLAATDRGATIPDIARTLFLSEGTVRNHLSAAIQKVGARNRGEAARLAGQKGWL
- a CDS encoding TetR/AcrR family transcriptional regulator C-terminal domain-containing protein; this translates as MAQKLDAPRRAPLSRDRVLRAAVALADDSGIESLSMRRLADELRVVPMALYKHVANKEELLDGMLDVVVAEIDPPDSGADWKGAVRKRILSARRALLRHPWASRVMASRTNPTPVVLEYIDTMTGIFRAGGFSVNLTHHLMHVLGSRLMGFTQELFDDSRSRSLEPEQLAVMMREMAQRYPYVVELAGAASHERESVVGPGCDDQFEFEFALDLLLDGFERLRQEKWTSTDHRRRQESR
- a CDS encoding isoprenylcysteine carboxylmethyltransferase family protein, translating into MTEGTRTEDRGPGIIAPPPLLYAGPWLAGFVLDILLPLPRLPGALRPAGLPFLAAGIALAIWFLLAMRRAGTPVDPREATSALVQTGPFRYTRNPAYVAFTLTYLGVSLLAGARWPLILLPAVLVIVDWGVIRREERYLEERFGSDYSEYRRRVPRWL
- a CDS encoding DUF4386 domain-containing protein, with protein sequence MNSGRKNAVIPGVLFIVATAAALAAATVEPVLSGTDYLTKVAANASLVAGGAVFYLIAAFTSVGIAISLYPVLKTWNTGLALGSVVFRTMEAVLYIAAVVSLLSLVTLSQHFAHAGAADLPSLQAMGDSLRSMREHAYLAAVFAFSLGAFMYYYLFFQSRLIPRWLSGWGIAGTVLMLAACLMALFSDSYVTGYALLILPIAVQEIVLAVWLIVKGFNAPAIASRSANTGNERVLERGIA